From the genome of Polynucleobacter sp. AM-7D1:
TTAGTGGTGGGCGACTCTTATATGCGCTCTCAGTGAATGGCTATGCACCTTCCCCGTTTGCCAAGCTATCCAAGTATGGTGTTCCACATCGAGCAGTGATGGCGACGGTAGCAGTATGTATGACCGGAGTGGTCTTGAACTACTTCGTTCCAGATAAAGCATTTCAGTACGTTATGGCTGCAGTTACCTTTGTTGGATTAATGGTGTGGATTGCAATCTTGCTCACCCAAATTCAATTTCGTCGCTCACTGACTAAATCCCAGATTGCCGAGTTGGCCTATCGCACGCCTTGGTGGCCCTATTCCTCGTGGTTTGCATTGGCATTTATTACCTTGGTCGTGGTGTTGATGGGCTTTCATGAGGATGCACGGATTGCCTTGGTATTGGGTCCGTGTCTATTAGGTGTGTATCTCGCCATGTTCTACATCGTTGGCTTACATCGCAAAACAAAACTGAGTCGTGAATTCAAATAAGGAGATTGAAATGATTGTTGGCGTACCTCAAGAAGTAAAAAATAATGAATTTCGTATTGGCTTAACCCCGGGTAATGTCAGGGGCTTATGTAAGCAGGGACATTCTGTCCTAGTACAGCGTGGAGCTGGTGAACAAATTGGCTTGAGCGATGAGTCTTATCGTCTATCTGGTGCCACCTTGATCAACAGTGCTGCTGAGGTCTTTGCAAAGGCAGAGATGATCGTCAAGGTTAAGGAGCCTCAGCCCCAAGAATGCGCCATGTTGCGTGAAGATCAAATCCTCTTTACCTATTTACATCTCGCTCCAGACCCACAGCAGACCAAAGCATTACTAGCCTCAGGTGCAAGCTGTATTGCTTATGAAACAGTTACCTCATGTAATGGCGCTCTGCCTCTTTTGGCTCCGATGAGTGAAGTTGCGGGCAGGATGTCTATCCAAGCAGCAGCCATCCATCTTGAGAAAACAAATGGAGGCTTGGGTATCTTGATGGCGGGTGTGCCAGGTGTAGCGCCTGCAAAGGTCGTTATATTGGGAGCGGGTGTAGTGGGGCGTAATGCCTTGCAGATGGCTGTAGGTATGGGTGCTGATGTTTGTATTTTCGATCGCAATATCGATTGCTTAAGACAGATTGACATGCTCTACGGCAATCGCGTCAGAACCTTCTACGCTGACCCACTTTTGGTTGAATTGGAGGTTTGTGAGGCGGATGTTGTGATCGGCGCTGTCTTGCTACCTGGGGCTGCAGCACCAAAGCTAGTGACAAGAGAAATGGTTCGAAAAATGAAGGCGGGTGCAGTAGTGGTGGATGTCGCAATCGATCAAGGCGGTTGCTTTGAAACATCCAAGCCCACTTCGCATGCTGATCCTACCTTTATCGTAGATGGTGTTCTGCATTACTGCGTAGCAAATATGCCTGGAGCAGTTGCGAGAACCTCTACCTTTGCATTGACGAATGCGACTTATCCATTTGTTGAGGCTTTGGCAAATCGAGGAATGGGGAGAGCACTCTCGCATGATCATCATTTGCGAAATGGCTTAAGTGTGCATCGAGGAAATCTCACTTCTGAGCCCGTTGCTAAAGCGCAGAAAGTAGATTTTGTATCAGCAGAAGAGTTATTGGCTGCATAGTACTTTCATCGAAGTCGCAAGAGGGAATGACTTGGAGGTTTTAGCTCCAAGCTTTCCTCTATCATTCAATGCATGGACTTATCTGCATTAGCTCTTTCTACTGGCGTAGTCGCTCTGGCTGAGATGGGCGACAAAACCCAACTGCTTTCCTTGATGTTGGCTGCCCGCTACCCAAAACAAGCTCTCGCCATTATTGGTGGGATATTGATTGCGACAATTGCCAACCATGCTTGCGCGGCTTTGCTGGGGCATTGGCTCACTACCTTTATGAGTCCAGACATTCTTAAATGGATTTTAGGTTTGAGCTTTTTAGGAATAGGTCTTTGGCTCTTGGTGCCTGATCACATTGATGATGCAGCTGGATCTAAAGTAGCTGATAGAGCCCTTCAGGTATTCATGCTCACGGTTGGACTTTTTTTCTTGGCCGAGATGGGAGATAAGACCCAAATTGCCACTATCGCTCTAGGAGCTAAGTATTCCGATGTTGTCTCGGTCACCATTGGCACCACTTTGGGGATGATGTTGGCCAACGCTCCAGCTGTTTGGATTGGTCAGAAGTTCACTAAACGCATGCCGATTAAATGGGTGCATGCGGTAGCTGCTGTGACCTTCATCGCCATTGGTGTCGCCACCCTCATCTGGGGTTAGGGCGAAATTGGTCTACGGGGCTTAAAATTACCCCATGAAAACTGATCTGCCACAGAGCTTCCGTAGGCTCGAATACTGCGCTCCCAATTACACCTTTTCACAGGTTGAGTTAGACATTGCTCTGGATCCCGCCAGGACAATTGTGAAGAGTCGCCTAGAGGTCTTGCCAGGTTCTGCTCATGAGGCTGGCACGCCTTTGCTACTGCAGGGCCATGAGCTGGAGTTTGTGAGTTTGCGTATTAATGGTGAAGCTCATCGTCAATTTGAACTGACACCAGAAACATTAACTATTCATGCATTGCCCAATGAAGGTAAGCAAGCTTTCATTGTTGAAATCATTTGTGTCTGCGTGCCTGAGAAAAATACCTCGCTGATGGGTCTGTATGTCTCTAATGGCAATTTCTTTACCCAGTGCGAAGCAGAGGGATTCAGAAAGATTACATATTTTCTTGATAGACCAGACGTCATGGCGCGCTATCGCGTCACACTGCGTGCACGTGAAGCGGAGTGCCCGGTACTGTTATCAAACGGTAATCTCATTAGTACGGAAAAATTGACGAATGGATGGCATAGCGCTGTTTGGGAGGACCCATTTCCAAAACCGTCTTACTTGTTTGCCTTAGTTGCTGGCAAGTTGGAATGCATTGAGGAAACTATCACCACCAGCAGTGGCGCTCAGAAGTTACTGCAAATTTGGGTTGAGCCACATGACCTGAAAAAGACTCGTCATGCAATGGATTCTTTAATTGCTTCGATTCATTGGGATGAAAAACGTTACGGCCTTGAGCTCGATCTTGAGCGCTTTATGATTGTGGCGGTAAGCGATTTCAATATGGGTGCAATGGAGAACAAGGGTCTCAATGTTTTCAATACCAAATTTGTACTCGCTCAGCCAGAGACAGCAACAGATGCCGACTTTGCCAATATTGAAAGCGTAGTAGCTCATGAGTACTTCCATAACTGGACTGGTAATCGAGTTACTTGTCGAGATTGGTTTCAACTTTCTCTTAAAGAAGGTTTGACCGTATTCCGTGATCAGGAGTTCTCCGCTGATCAAATGGGTAGTGAGTCCGGTAGGGCGGTTAAGCGTATTGAAGACGTGCGCTTGTTGCGTCAACTTCAATTCCCGGAGGATGCGGGTCCGATGGCGCACCCCATTCGTCCAGATGAATATCAAGAGAT
Proteins encoded in this window:
- the ald gene encoding alanine dehydrogenase, which produces MIVGVPQEVKNNEFRIGLTPGNVRGLCKQGHSVLVQRGAGEQIGLSDESYRLSGATLINSAAEVFAKAEMIVKVKEPQPQECAMLREDQILFTYLHLAPDPQQTKALLASGASCIAYETVTSCNGALPLLAPMSEVAGRMSIQAAAIHLEKTNGGLGILMAGVPGVAPAKVVILGAGVVGRNALQMAVGMGADVCIFDRNIDCLRQIDMLYGNRVRTFYADPLLVELEVCEADVVIGAVLLPGAAAPKLVTREMVRKMKAGAVVVDVAIDQGGCFETSKPTSHADPTFIVDGVLHYCVANMPGAVARTSTFALTNATYPFVEALANRGMGRALSHDHHLRNGLSVHRGNLTSEPVAKAQKVDFVSAEELLAA
- a CDS encoding TMEM165/GDT1 family protein, encoding MDLSALALSTGVVALAEMGDKTQLLSLMLAARYPKQALAIIGGILIATIANHACAALLGHWLTTFMSPDILKWILGLSFLGIGLWLLVPDHIDDAAGSKVADRALQVFMLTVGLFFLAEMGDKTQIATIALGAKYSDVVSVTIGTTLGMMLANAPAVWIGQKFTKRMPIKWVHAVAAVTFIAIGVATLIWG